In Brevundimonas sp. SGAir0440, one DNA window encodes the following:
- the lpxA gene encoding acyl-ACP--UDP-N-acetylglucosamine O-acyltransferase codes for MTIHPTALIDATATLGEGVEVGPWCTVGRNVVLGENVRLVSHVVVQQDTTVGAGTVIHPFAVIGGDPQHNGYKGETVRLEIGENNLIREHCTFNRGTPQGTGVTVVGSNNLFMTGAHVGHDCIVGDNIVMANNATLGGHAQVGDKVFLGGLCAVHQNGRVGQGAIIGGLAAVTRDVIPYGSAWGNHARLRGLNLIGLKRKGYGKDQVRRLLAAYRDLFEGEGEFAGRIDGVAERYADLPEIVEIIAFIRDGGRRPLCLPNAE; via the coding sequence ATGACCATTCATCCCACGGCTCTGATCGATGCGACGGCGACCCTGGGCGAGGGGGTCGAGGTCGGCCCCTGGTGCACGGTCGGGCGGAATGTGGTGCTGGGCGAGAATGTGCGCCTGGTCAGCCATGTCGTGGTCCAGCAGGACACGACGGTCGGGGCCGGGACGGTCATCCATCCCTTCGCCGTCATTGGCGGCGACCCGCAGCACAATGGCTACAAGGGCGAGACGGTCCGGCTGGAGATCGGCGAGAACAACCTGATCCGCGAGCACTGCACCTTCAATCGGGGCACGCCGCAGGGGACGGGCGTGACGGTCGTGGGGTCGAACAACCTGTTCATGACCGGCGCCCATGTCGGTCACGACTGCATCGTCGGCGACAATATCGTCATGGCCAACAACGCGACCCTGGGCGGTCACGCCCAGGTCGGGGACAAGGTGTTCCTGGGCGGACTGTGCGCGGTGCACCAGAACGGCCGCGTCGGGCAGGGCGCGATCATTGGCGGTTTGGCGGCGGTGACGCGCGACGTCATCCCCTACGGCTCGGCCTGGGGCAATCACGCGCGTCTGCGTGGGCTGAATCTGATCGGCCTTAAGCGCAAGGGCTACGGCAAGGATCAGGTGCGACGTCTCTTGGCGGCCTATCGTGATCTGTTTGAGGGCGAGGGCGAGTTCGCCGGTCGGATCGATGGCGTGGCGGAACGCTATGCCGACCTGCCGGAGATCGTGGAGATCATCGCCTTCATCCGCGACGGCGGGCGGCGTCCGCTGTGCCTGCCCAACGCAGAATGA
- the fabZ gene encoding 3-hydroxyacyl-ACP dehydratase FabZ — protein sequence MGMSDTTAVEGKIDYAEVMRRLPHRYPFLLVDKAEDFVPATSIVGIKNVTHNEPFFPGHFPIDPVMPGVLIVEAMAQTGALLMSKTLDVAVADKVIMFMSIDGVRFRKPARPGDQLRMEVKVIRARGDAYKFRGETFIDGKLAAEAEFMAMVVTVPAPAPGPAA from the coding sequence ATAGGGATGAGCGACACGACTGCCGTCGAGGGCAAGATCGATTACGCCGAGGTGATGCGGCGGCTGCCGCACCGTTATCCCTTCCTGCTGGTGGACAAGGCCGAAGACTTCGTGCCCGCGACGTCGATCGTCGGCATCAAGAACGTGACCCACAACGAGCCCTTCTTCCCGGGGCACTTCCCGATCGATCCGGTCATGCCCGGCGTGCTGATCGTCGAGGCCATGGCCCAGACCGGCGCCCTGCTGATGTCCAAGACGCTGGATGTCGCCGTGGCCGACAAGGTCATCATGTTCATGTCGATCGACGGAGTTCGCTTCAGAAAGCCCGCGCGGCCCGGCGACCAACTGCGCATGGAGGTCAAGGTGATCCGCGCGCGGGGCGACGCCTACAAGTTCCGGGGCGAGACCTTCATCGACGGAAAGCTGGCGGCCGAAGCCGAGTTCATGGCGATGGTCGTGACTGTGCCTGCTCCGGCGCCTGGGCCGGCGGCCTGA
- the lpxB gene encoding lipid-A-disaccharide synthase → MSRPLKIMLVAAEASGDALGAGLAKALKARLGDDVAFVGVGGPKMTAEGVASPFDIAELSILGWIEGLRAYGKVKRRVEQTAALAEREKPDAVVLIDSWGFTIRVAKAIRAAQPDLPLIKYVGPQVWASRPGRAKTLAGAVDHLLALYGFDAPWFEREGLPTTVVGSSALHVNVDAADGAAFRARRGIAADAQLLLVLPGSRPSEITRMAPVYEATVRKLKTTNPGLEVAVVAAGTVAHDVAGRVAAWPFRVHLVDEAEKYDAMRAATVALATSGTVSTELALAGAPMVIAYKIDGLSYQLMKRFVTAKHITLFNVAADDRIAPEFIQHEATPAILTAAVGRLLADPALATEQARRQTAALDLMGRGGPDPSELAADAVLRVIAAKSAN, encoded by the coding sequence GTGAGCCGTCCGCTGAAGATCATGCTGGTGGCGGCTGAGGCTTCGGGCGATGCGCTGGGCGCCGGTCTGGCCAAGGCGTTGAAGGCGCGGTTGGGGGACGATGTGGCCTTTGTCGGCGTCGGCGGGCCCAAGATGACGGCTGAAGGCGTCGCCAGCCCATTCGATATCGCCGAACTGTCGATCCTGGGCTGGATCGAGGGCTTGCGCGCCTATGGCAAGGTCAAGCGGCGCGTCGAGCAGACGGCGGCGCTGGCCGAGCGGGAAAAGCCCGACGCCGTTGTGCTGATCGACAGTTGGGGCTTCACCATCCGTGTGGCCAAGGCGATCCGGGCCGCGCAACCGGACCTGCCGCTGATCAAATATGTCGGGCCTCAGGTCTGGGCGTCACGGCCGGGCCGGGCCAAGACCTTGGCGGGCGCCGTCGATCACTTGCTGGCCCTGTATGGCTTTGATGCGCCCTGGTTCGAGCGCGAGGGCCTGCCGACGACTGTGGTGGGTTCGTCGGCGCTTCACGTGAACGTCGATGCTGCGGACGGTGCAGCGTTCCGCGCGCGTCGTGGGATCGCCGCCGACGCGCAGCTTCTCTTGGTTTTGCCCGGCAGCCGACCCAGCGAGATCACGCGGATGGCCCCCGTTTATGAGGCGACGGTCAGGAAGCTGAAGACCACGAACCCCGGCCTCGAAGTCGCCGTGGTCGCCGCAGGGACGGTGGCTCACGATGTTGCGGGCCGCGTCGCCGCCTGGCCCTTCCGCGTTCATCTGGTCGACGAAGCCGAAAAGTATGACGCCATGCGCGCCGCGACCGTCGCCCTGGCCACCAGCGGCACCGTATCGACCGAGCTCGCGCTTGCGGGCGCGCCGATGGTTATCGCCTACAAGATCGACGGGCTCAGCTATCAGCTGATGAAGCGGTTCGTGACCGCCAAACACATCACCCTGTTCAATGTCGCGGCCGACGACCGGATCGCGCCCGAGTTTATCCAGCACGAGGCGACCCCGGCCATTCTGACGGCGGCGGTTGGGCGGCTGTTGGCCGACCCGGCCCTGGCGACCGAACAGGCGCGTCGCCAGACGGCGGCATTGGACCTGATGGGACGCGGAGGACCGGACCCGTCCGAATTGGCTGCCGACGCCGTGCTCAGGGTCATCGCCGCCAAATCGGCGAACTGA
- a CDS encoding LpxI family protein produces MSAAGKLGLIAGGGDLPAAVAARCDAQGRPVFVIRLAGFADEHLARWPGAEFGMAQIGAILKALKAERCTTVCLAGIVNRPDFKTLKPDFKGATLLPGIVAAASKGDDALLRKILSVFEAEGFAVEGADDILGGDTLGAGALGAVSPTEEQLADLKKALHVAEKSGELDIGQGAVVCDGLVLAVEAQEGTDAMLTRVAGLPGDLRGAVDSPKGALGKVPKPIQDLRVDMPVIGPRTVEMAATAGLAGIGGVAGRLILIDRAAIVETANRLGLFVWGEDR; encoded by the coding sequence ATGAGCGCGGCTGGAAAGCTGGGTCTGATCGCAGGTGGCGGCGATCTGCCGGCGGCCGTCGCGGCGCGTTGCGATGCTCAGGGGCGGCCGGTTTTCGTGATCCGTCTGGCGGGGTTCGCCGATGAGCATCTGGCGCGCTGGCCCGGCGCCGAGTTCGGCATGGCGCAGATCGGCGCGATCCTGAAGGCGTTGAAGGCCGAACGCTGCACGACCGTGTGTCTGGCGGGCATCGTCAATCGGCCGGATTTCAAGACGTTGAAACCCGACTTCAAGGGGGCGACCCTGTTGCCGGGCATCGTCGCCGCGGCTTCCAAGGGGGATGACGCCCTGCTGCGTAAAATCCTGTCGGTGTTCGAAGCCGAAGGCTTCGCCGTCGAGGGCGCCGACGACATTCTGGGCGGCGACACGCTTGGCGCTGGCGCGCTGGGCGCCGTCTCGCCGACCGAGGAGCAGCTAGCCGATCTGAAGAAGGCGCTGCATGTGGCCGAAAAATCGGGTGAATTGGATATCGGTCAGGGCGCCGTGGTCTGTGACGGCCTGGTCCTCGCGGTTGAGGCGCAGGAAGGCACGGACGCGATGCTGACCCGCGTCGCTGGTCTGCCCGGCGACTTGCGTGGCGCGGTTGATAGTCCTAAGGGCGCGCTCGGCAAGGTGCCCAAGCCCATTCAGGATCTGCGCGTCGATATGCCCGTGATCGGACCGCGCACCGTCGAAATGGCGGCGACGGCGGGTCTGGCGGGCATCGGCGGCGTGGCGGGACGTTTGATCCTGATTGATCGCGCGGCCATCGTCGAGACGGCGAACCGTCTGGGCCTGTTCGTCTGGGGCGAGGATCGGTGA
- the gltX gene encoding glutamate--tRNA ligase yields the protein MTPPSSTVVTRFAPSPTGYLHIGGARTALFNWLYAKRHAGRFLIRVEDTDRERSTDEAVKAIFDGLSWLELFADDEPVFQFSRADRHREVVDQLLETGHAYRDFTSAEETGRLRDEAKAEKRTFESPWRDREPTVDDLALPHVVRFRRPKATTVTVADEVQGDVNWSTDDLDDLVLLRSDGAPTYNLAVVVDDHDMGVTHVIRGDDHLNNAARQSLIYDALGWTRPTFAHIPLIHGPDGAKLSKRHGAQAVHEYAEMGYLPEAMRNYLARLGWAHGDDELFSDAQAIAWFDLGGIGKAPARLDFDKLAHVNSHWLRLADDERLAKLTLDAHLQKGHALAEADEARLQRAMPFVKDRAKTILDLADQTAFVLKSRPLTLDDKAKALLSGETLDRLARLRERLSLFQSWDVFALEAELKAFAESEGVGFGKIGPPMRAALTAGSTSPDIARTLSALGRDESLGRLDDALQQTK from the coding sequence ATGACCCCACCTTCCTCGACTGTCGTCACCCGCTTCGCCCCCTCGCCGACAGGCTATCTGCATATCGGCGGAGCGAGAACCGCTTTGTTCAACTGGCTGTACGCCAAGAGACACGCAGGGCGTTTCCTGATCCGGGTCGAGGATACCGACCGCGAACGCTCGACCGATGAGGCGGTGAAGGCCATTTTCGATGGCCTGAGTTGGCTGGAGCTGTTCGCCGACGACGAGCCGGTGTTTCAGTTCAGCCGGGCCGACCGCCACCGCGAGGTGGTCGATCAACTGCTCGAAACTGGCCACGCCTACCGCGACTTCACCTCGGCCGAGGAGACCGGTCGTCTGCGTGACGAGGCCAAGGCTGAAAAGCGCACTTTCGAATCGCCCTGGCGCGACCGTGAGCCGACCGTGGACGACTTGGCACTGCCGCACGTCGTGCGCTTCCGTCGGCCGAAGGCGACGACGGTTACGGTGGCCGATGAGGTCCAGGGCGACGTGAACTGGTCCACCGACGACCTGGACGATCTGGTGCTGCTGCGTTCGGACGGCGCGCCGACCTATAATCTCGCCGTCGTCGTGGACGACCATGACATGGGCGTGACCCACGTCATTCGCGGCGACGACCATCTGAACAACGCCGCGCGCCAGAGCCTGATCTACGATGCGCTGGGCTGGACGCGCCCGACCTTCGCCCACATCCCCCTGATCCATGGACCGGACGGCGCCAAGCTGTCGAAGCGTCACGGCGCCCAGGCGGTGCATGAGTATGCCGAGATGGGCTATTTGCCCGAGGCCATGCGCAACTATCTGGCCCGCCTCGGCTGGGCGCACGGCGACGACGAACTGTTCAGCGACGCCCAGGCCATTGCATGGTTCGATCTCGGCGGCATCGGCAAGGCGCCGGCCCGTCTGGACTTCGACAAACTGGCCCACGTCAATTCGCACTGGCTGCGCCTCGCCGACGATGAAAGGCTCGCCAAGCTGACGCTGGATGCGCATCTGCAGAAGGGCCACGCCCTGGCGGAGGCGGACGAAGCCCGCCTCCAGCGCGCCATGCCTTTCGTCAAGGACCGCGCCAAGACGATCCTCGATCTGGCCGACCAAACCGCCTTCGTCCTGAAATCGCGCCCGCTGACCCTGGACGACAAGGCCAAAGCGCTGCTGTCCGGTGAGACGTTGGATCGCCTCGCCCGCTTGCGCGAGCGGCTGTCCCTTTTCCAATCCTGGGATGTCTTCGCGCTGGAAGCCGAGCTCAAGGCCTTTGCGGAATCCGAGGGCGTCGGGTTCGGAAAAATCGGCCCGCCGATGCGCGCGGCGCTTACCGCAGGGTCAACATCACCTGATATTGCACGAACTTTGTCGGCTCTTGGGCGCGACGAAAGTCTCGGGCGCTTGGATGATGCGCTGCAACAGACTAAGTGA
- the trpC gene encoding indole-3-glycerol phosphate synthase TrpC, giving the protein MTDVLDRIAAYKREDVAARKAATSQDAIEALARAASAPRGFRAALERVGEETGRPALIAEIKKASPSKGLIRPDFDPPALARAYEAGGAACLSVLTDGPSFQGDDAYLSQAREAVALPCLRKDFLVDPWQVAESRALGADCVLIILAMIDDSLAAELLSEAERFGMDALIETHDEEEMARACALGGDLVGVNNRSLRTFEVDLETTERLSMLSPVRALLVAESGIFTPDDVARVSAAHAQAILVGESLMRQADVEAATRQLLSV; this is encoded by the coding sequence ATGACCGACGTTCTGGACCGCATCGCCGCCTACAAGCGCGAGGACGTCGCCGCCCGCAAGGCAGCGACTTCACAGGACGCGATCGAAGCCTTGGCCCGCGCCGCATCCGCTCCACGCGGCTTTCGCGCCGCCTTGGAACGTGTAGGCGAGGAAACCGGGCGTCCCGCCCTGATCGCCGAGATCAAAAAGGCCAGCCCGTCAAAGGGCCTGATCCGGCCCGATTTCGATCCGCCGGCTCTGGCCCGCGCCTATGAGGCCGGCGGCGCGGCCTGTCTGTCGGTGCTGACCGATGGCCCCAGCTTCCAGGGCGACGACGCCTATCTAAGCCAGGCCCGCGAGGCCGTCGCCCTGCCCTGCCTGCGCAAGGACTTCCTGGTCGATCCCTGGCAGGTCGCCGAAAGCCGCGCCCTTGGCGCCGACTGCGTCCTGATCATCCTCGCCATGATTGATGACAGCCTGGCCGCTGAACTGCTGTCGGAAGCCGAACGCTTTGGCATGGACGCGCTCATCGAGACCCACGACGAGGAAGAAATGGCGCGCGCCTGTGCGCTCGGCGGCGATCTGGTGGGGGTCAATAATCGCTCGCTGCGCACGTTCGAGGTCGATCTGGAAACCACGGAGCGGCTGTCCATGCTCAGCCCCGTGCGCGCTCTGCTGGTCGCAGAGAGCGGCATCTTCACGCCCGACGACGTGGCGCGCGTCTCGGCTGCCCATGCCCAGGCGATTCTGGTCGGCGAGAGCCTGATGCGTCAGGCTGATGTCGAGGCGGCGACCCGTCAGCTGCTGTCCGTCTGA
- a CDS encoding FUSC family protein, which produces MARALSPRRAAEVRAALQMAVGAMAALYLATWLNLPHPYWSVISAIVVIQASVGGGVLTVARDRAIGTATGALAGAVFAFLRPPGLESMALSIAVSAGLLAFLAAGRPWLKVAPVTATIVIAGGTGAEGPASLALDRVMEILVGSGVGVLAILALFPRHARQSFKLQAREAAGEAAVLLALVSKASPEEAAEISRRHADLKRRLDALGQAAKNVIDLPGPQRETADRAALVRAFWRVRSDIVILGRGFQAEGAGARLEPWSQDAERAVEQLKALSQGRAAQPMGAIDQSLALSMAVEGDDMALGAAAIGVAHMHRDLDDLAARFADLKLV; this is translated from the coding sequence ATGGCGCGGGCGCTCAGTCCGCGACGTGCGGCCGAGGTCCGCGCCGCGCTTCAGATGGCGGTGGGCGCGATGGCTGCGCTCTATCTCGCGACCTGGCTGAACCTGCCGCACCCGTACTGGAGCGTGATTTCCGCCATCGTCGTCATCCAGGCGAGCGTCGGGGGCGGCGTCCTGACCGTTGCGCGCGACCGGGCCATCGGCACGGCGACCGGAGCGCTGGCGGGGGCGGTGTTCGCCTTCCTTCGTCCGCCGGGCCTGGAAAGCATGGCCCTCAGCATCGCCGTTTCGGCGGGGCTGCTGGCCTTCTTGGCAGCCGGGCGGCCTTGGCTGAAGGTCGCGCCCGTAACGGCCACCATCGTCATCGCCGGCGGGACGGGCGCGGAAGGACCGGCGTCCCTCGCGCTGGATCGGGTGATGGAAATCCTGGTCGGCAGTGGCGTGGGGGTTCTGGCGATCCTGGCCCTGTTTCCGCGCCATGCCAGGCAGTCCTTCAAACTTCAGGCGCGCGAGGCGGCGGGCGAGGCGGCGGTGCTGCTAGCTTTGGTCTCCAAGGCCTCCCCGGAGGAGGCGGCCGAGATCTCGCGCCGTCATGCCGATCTGAAGCGGCGGCTGGATGCCTTGGGTCAGGCCGCCAAGAACGTCATCGATCTGCCTGGCCCACAACGCGAGACCGCCGACCGGGCTGCGCTCGTGCGCGCCTTCTGGCGCGTGCGCAGCGACATAGTCATCCTGGGGCGCGGTTTCCAGGCCGAGGGCGCAGGCGCCCGGCTGGAGCCCTGGTCGCAGGACGCCGAGCGCGCGGTGGAGCAACTCAAGGCGTTGTCTCAAGGGAGGGCCGCCCAGCCCATGGGCGCGATCGACCAAAGCCTGGCCTTGTCCATGGCTGTCGAGGGCGACGACATGGCTCTGGGCGCTGCTGCAATCGGCGTGGCCCATATGCACCGTGATCTGGACGACCTGGCTGCCCGGTTCGCGGATCTGAAGCTGGTCTGA
- the lexA gene encoding transcriptional repressor LexA, with the protein MLTRKQHELLMFIHERIQETGVSPSFDEMKEALDLASKSGIHRLITALEERGFIRRLAHRARALEVTKLPEQATAGAPRGRAGFKPDVIEGGGGVRPAAPMAANDTRELPLMGKIAAGTPIDAIEHETARYPVPESMLGSGEHYLLEIEGDSMIEAGILNGDMVVIKSTDNAASGEIVVALVEGEQATLKRLRKKGASIALEPANRNYETKIYGSDQVAVQGKLVGLMRRYH; encoded by the coding sequence ATGCTCACGCGCAAACAGCACGAATTGCTGATGTTCATCCACGAACGCATCCAGGAGACCGGCGTCTCCCCTTCGTTCGACGAGATGAAGGAGGCGCTCGATCTGGCCTCCAAGTCCGGCATTCACCGGCTGATTACCGCGCTGGAGGAACGCGGCTTCATCCGCCGTCTCGCTCATCGCGCCCGCGCGTTGGAAGTCACGAAACTGCCCGAACAGGCGACGGCCGGCGCGCCGCGCGGTCGCGCCGGGTTCAAGCCCGACGTCATCGAGGGCGGCGGCGGTGTCAGACCTGCGGCCCCGATGGCGGCGAACGACACCCGCGAACTGCCGCTGATGGGCAAGATCGCCGCCGGCACGCCGATCGACGCGATCGAGCATGAAACCGCCCGCTATCCGGTTCCGGAATCGATGCTGGGTTCTGGCGAGCACTACCTGCTGGAGATCGAAGGCGACTCCATGATCGAAGCCGGTATCCTGAACGGCGACATGGTGGTGATCAAATCGACCGACAACGCCGCCTCCGGCGAGATCGTCGTGGCTCTGGTCGAGGGCGAGCAGGCGACGCTGAAACGCCTTCGCAAGAAGGGGGCCTCGATCGCCCTGGAACCCGCCAACCGCAACTACGAAACCAAGATCTACGGCTCCGATCAGGTCGCCGTTCAGGGCAAGCTGGTCGGCCTCATGCGCCGGTATCACTGA
- the gltA gene encoding citrate synthase produces MTEQAKPAGSATLSFEDKTIELPVLSGSTGPDVIDIRKLYAGTGAFTFDPGFTSTAACESALTYIDGDAGVLLHRGYPIDQLASKSNFVEVCHLLLHGELPTAAQYEKFENSITTHTMLHSQFDRFFEGFRRDAHPMAIMVGTVGALSAFYHDSLDIHDPIQRDISAIRLIAKMPTIAARAYKYHIGQPFVSPRNDLSYAENFLRMCFAVPAEDYHVDPALVRAMDRIFTLHADHEQNASTSTVRLAGSSGANPFACIAAGIACLWGPSHGGANEEALTMLKEIGTPDKIPEFIQGVKDRKYKLMGFGHRVYKNYDPRAKVMQQSAYEVLAATGRENDPLFLVAKELEKVALSDEYFTSRKLFPNVDFYSGITLSAMGFPTTMFTVLFALARTVGWISQWQEMMADPSQKIGRPRQLYTGPTQRDYVPIEQRG; encoded by the coding sequence ATGACTGAACAAGCCAAACCTGCCGGCTCGGCGACCCTGTCCTTCGAGGACAAGACGATCGAGTTGCCGGTCCTTTCGGGCTCTACCGGCCCGGACGTCATCGACATCCGCAAACTCTATGCGGGAACGGGCGCCTTCACCTTCGATCCCGGCTTCACCTCGACGGCGGCCTGTGAATCGGCTCTGACCTATATCGACGGCGACGCCGGCGTGCTGCTGCACCGCGGCTATCCGATCGACCAACTGGCGTCGAAGTCGAACTTCGTGGAAGTCTGCCACCTGCTGCTGCACGGCGAACTGCCGACCGCTGCTCAGTATGAGAAGTTCGAAAACAGCATCACCACCCACACGATGCTGCACAGCCAGTTCGATCGCTTCTTCGAAGGCTTCCGCCGCGACGCCCACCCGATGGCGATCATGGTCGGCACCGTCGGCGCCCTGTCGGCCTTCTATCACGACAGCCTGGACATCCACGATCCGATCCAGCGCGACATCTCGGCCATTCGCCTGATCGCCAAGATGCCCACGATCGCGGCCCGCGCCTACAAATACCATATCGGCCAGCCGTTCGTTTCGCCGCGCAACGACCTGTCCTACGCCGAAAACTTCCTGCGCATGTGCTTCGCCGTGCCGGCCGAGGACTATCACGTCGATCCGGCCCTGGTTCGCGCCATGGACCGCATCTTCACCCTGCACGCCGACCACGAGCAGAACGCCTCGACCTCGACCGTGCGTCTGGCTGGTTCGTCGGGCGCCAATCCGTTCGCCTGTATCGCCGCCGGCATCGCCTGCCTGTGGGGCCCGTCGCACGGCGGCGCCAACGAAGAAGCCCTGACGATGCTCAAGGAAATCGGCACCCCGGACAAGATCCCGGAGTTCATTCAGGGCGTGAAGGACCGCAAGTACAAGCTGATGGGCTTCGGCCACCGCGTGTACAAGAACTACGATCCGCGCGCGAAGGTCATGCAGCAGTCGGCCTACGAAGTGCTGGCCGCCACGGGCCGCGAGAACGACCCGCTGTTCCTGGTCGCCAAGGAGTTGGAGAAGGTCGCCCTGTCGGACGAATACTTCACCTCGCGCAAACTGTTCCCGAACGTCGACTTCTATTCGGGCATCACTCTGTCGGCGATGGGCTTCCCGACCACCATGTTCACCGTTCTGTTCGCCCTGGCCCGCACCGTGGGCTGGATCTCGCAGTGGCAGGAAATGATGGCCGATCCGTCGCAGAAGATCGGTCGCCCGCGTCAGCTCTACACGGGCCCGACCCAGCGCGATTACGTGCCGATCGAACAGCGTGGCTGA
- a CDS encoding ComEC/Rec2 family competence protein: protein MRAWLHAEVAAQTLRWRLWAPVAFGAGGGVYFALRAEPVLWPLLLGAALAFGLWVAARRRGGSRRLTWLLLMLACVSGGLAAAKVRTEAVAAPIAPVLSEPTVIEAWVVDVDSPGQRGARVVIAPVWIRGLTPEQTPVRLRATVRGDPPRPGEAIRLFGILNPPPAPASPGAYDFGRNAFFQGMGGVAFALGDTRTADLAPPPWRLRLEMAINGARFALAERIVARLGERTGGIAAAMTTSHETWISQEDMDVMRDSGLAHILSVSGLHMAIVGGFVFFAVRLGVAAWPWLALRVHGKKVAALAGLTAVGVYLVVSGAPPPAERAAITASIAFLAILLDRQAVTMHGLAVAAFIVLAIQPEAIVTPGFQMSFAATAALVALVEAWPKRPREISAPWPILAVQRLGGWLTAAVAASVVAGLATGPFAMQHFNRTAMYGLLANLGTSPVADFILMPALALGAAFEPLGLGGPFLAVAGWGVDLMLAIGTWTAGMPGAVRTVASAPNYVLPIAFLGVLFVCLWQGRLRWLGLPFAAAVLIWPRAPTPDLWIGDGGTNAAFHRGQAGVVVRPGVREFAVDLWSRRRGLTMTDRSETGWICGRFSCRPDTDEAGPVAIWWGRKSPSSDQMEMLCRAAPVVSVRAVVNSVPSACQDRLVLDGVDFARGGAVELWRVSSGEPNRWRAVWTADVRGDRPWTRQSDPEVSDTGA, encoded by the coding sequence TTGCGCGCCTGGCTGCACGCCGAGGTCGCCGCCCAGACCCTGAGATGGCGGCTATGGGCGCCGGTCGCATTCGGCGCGGGCGGCGGCGTCTATTTCGCCCTGCGAGCCGAGCCGGTCTTGTGGCCCTTGCTGCTGGGCGCCGCCTTGGCCTTTGGGCTGTGGGTTGCGGCGCGCCGGCGCGGCGGGTCGCGGCGCCTGACCTGGCTGCTCTTGATGCTGGCCTGCGTTTCAGGCGGGCTGGCGGCGGCCAAGGTGCGCACCGAAGCCGTCGCCGCGCCGATCGCGCCCGTCCTCAGCGAACCGACCGTGATCGAAGCCTGGGTCGTCGATGTCGACAGCCCAGGGCAGCGCGGCGCGCGGGTCGTGATCGCGCCGGTCTGGATCCGCGGACTGACGCCCGAACAGACGCCGGTGCGCTTGCGGGCGACGGTGCGAGGCGACCCGCCGCGGCCTGGCGAAGCGATCCGCCTGTTCGGCATTCTGAATCCGCCGCCTGCGCCGGCCAGCCCCGGCGCCTACGACTTCGGGCGCAACGCCTTCTTTCAGGGCATGGGCGGCGTGGCGTTCGCCTTGGGCGACACGCGTACAGCCGATCTGGCCCCGCCGCCGTGGCGGCTTCGACTTGAAATGGCGATCAATGGCGCCCGCTTCGCATTGGCCGAACGGATCGTGGCGCGGCTTGGCGAACGAACCGGCGGGATCGCGGCGGCAATGACCACCAGCCATGAAACCTGGATCAGTCAGGAGGACATGGATGTGATGCGCGATTCCGGCCTGGCGCACATCCTTTCGGTGTCAGGGCTGCATATGGCCATCGTCGGCGGTTTCGTCTTCTTCGCCGTGCGGCTGGGCGTCGCGGCCTGGCCCTGGTTGGCCCTGCGAGTTCACGGCAAGAAGGTCGCGGCCTTGGCGGGCCTGACGGCGGTCGGGGTCTATCTGGTGGTGTCGGGCGCGCCGCCGCCGGCCGAGCGGGCGGCCATCACCGCCTCCATCGCCTTTCTCGCCATCCTGCTGGATCGGCAAGCTGTGACGATGCACGGCCTGGCGGTCGCGGCCTTCATCGTTTTGGCGATACAGCCTGAAGCCATCGTCACGCCGGGCTTTCAGATGTCGTTCGCGGCGACGGCGGCCTTGGTCGCCCTGGTAGAGGCCTGGCCGAAGCGCCCGCGCGAAATATCGGCGCCCTGGCCGATCCTGGCAGTCCAACGGCTGGGCGGTTGGTTGACGGCGGCTGTGGCGGCCAGCGTCGTCGCAGGATTGGCGACGGGACCGTTCGCCATGCAGCATTTCAACCGCACCGCCATGTACGGACTGCTCGCCAATCTCGGCACGTCGCCCGTGGCGGACTTCATCCTGATGCCGGCGCTGGCCTTAGGCGCAGCGTTCGAGCCCTTGGGGCTGGGGGGACCGTTCTTGGCGGTCGCGGGATGGGGCGTGGATCTGATGCTGGCGATCGGCACGTGGACGGCGGGAATGCCCGGCGCGGTCAGAACCGTCGCCAGCGCGCCGAACTATGTCCTGCCGATCGCCTTTCTGGGCGTGCTGTTCGTCTGCCTGTGGCAGGGCCGCCTACGATGGTTGGGACTGCCGTTCGCAGCGGCAGTCTTGATCTGGCCGCGTGCGCCGACGCCGGACCTCTGGATTGGCGATGGCGGGACGAACGCCGCCTTTCATCGTGGTCAGGCGGGGGTCGTCGTGCGGCCTGGCGTGCGCGAATTTGCAGTCGATCTCTGGTCACGAAGACGGGGGCTGACGATGACGGACCGGTCGGAGACGGGCTGGATCTGCGGCCGCTTCTCCTGTCGACCGGACACCGATGAGGCCGGGCCCGTAGCAATCTGGTGGGGGCGAAAGTCGCCGAGCTCCGATCAGATGGAGATGTTATGCCGCGCGGCGCCCGTCGTCAGCGTCCGCGCCGTCGTCAACTCAGTCCCGAGCGCCTGTCAGGATCGCCTTGTTCTGGACGGCGTGGACTTTGCGCGAGGCGGGGCGGTGGAGTTGTGGCGCGTCAGTTCGGGCGAGCCGAACCGATGGCGCGCGGTGTGGACGGCCGATGTTCGCGGCGACCGCCCCTGGACGCGTCAGTCCGATCCGGAGGTCAGTGATACCGGCGCATGA